From one Marinifilum sp. JC120 genomic stretch:
- a CDS encoding NADH:ubiquinone reductase (Na(+)-transporting) subunit D: MGKFREVMLKPLVEDNPITAQILGICSALAVTTKLETAFVMSLAVIFVCAASNVSVSSIRQHIPSSIRIIVMMTIIATLVIIVDQFLKAFAYGVSKQLSVFVGLIITNCIVMGRAEAFAMQNTPRMSLADGIGNGLGYGLVLVVVAFLRELFGSGKIFGLTILKLESAGGWYEPNGLMLLPPSAFFIIGLLIWGVNAYEKQKAKR; encoded by the coding sequence ATGGGTAAGTTCAGGGAAGTAATGCTCAAGCCGCTTGTGGAAGACAACCCGATTACGGCTCAGATTCTCGGTATCTGCTCCGCACTTGCGGTAACTACCAAGCTGGAAACAGCTTTTGTAATGAGTCTGGCAGTTATCTTTGTCTGCGCAGCCTCCAACGTTTCGGTCAGCTCCATCAGGCAGCATATTCCGTCAAGTATCCGCATCATCGTCATGATGACCATTATCGCTACGTTGGTAATCATTGTGGATCAGTTCCTGAAAGCATTCGCTTATGGGGTCAGCAAGCAGCTCTCGGTGTTTGTCGGATTGATCATCACCAACTGCATCGTCATGGGCCGGGCTGAGGCTTTTGCCATGCAGAATACTCCCAGAATGAGTTTGGCGGACGGTATCGGTAATGGATTGGGCTACGGTCTTGTCTTGGTGGTTGTTGCTTTCCTGCGTGAACTTTTCGGTTCCGGAAAGATTTTCGGCTTGACCATCCTCAAGTTGGAGTCGGCAGGCGGCTGGTATGAGCCGAACGGCCTTATGCTTCTGCCTCCCAGTGCCTTCTTCATCATCGGCCTGCTTATCTGGGGTGTGAATGCCTATGAAAAGCAAAAGGCAAAACGTTAA
- a CDS encoding Na(+)-translocating NADH-quinone reductase subunit C, whose translation MSNDSTKKIFTVAFSLCLVCSLLVSTAAVGLKSIQQDNKVKERKENILKAAGIYNEDESVDELYKQIVPKVVDLATGEYVDMDAAAYDQRKAAKEQASSIKIASGDDLAGIGQRAKYASVYLLKDGDKLKRVVLPLHGKGLWSTMYGFIALAPDFNTVKNFGFYEHAETPGLGGEVDNPNWKILWVDKKVFNKNHEPVIDLIKGNVSPTDPMAQYKVDGIAGATLTVNGVENLVRYWLGKGGFGPYLKRLAAEGGEQNG comes from the coding sequence GTGTCTAACGATTCCACTAAAAAAATATTCACTGTGGCCTTTTCCTTGTGTCTGGTTTGCTCGCTGCTGGTTTCAACAGCAGCAGTAGGACTTAAGTCGATTCAGCAAGACAACAAGGTCAAGGAACGTAAGGAGAATATCCTCAAAGCCGCGGGCATCTACAACGAAGATGAGTCCGTGGACGAACTCTATAAACAAATCGTGCCTAAAGTGGTTGATCTGGCTACCGGCGAGTATGTTGATATGGATGCCGCAGCTTACGATCAGCGTAAGGCAGCTAAAGAACAGGCTTCAAGCATTAAGATTGCTTCCGGAGATGATCTGGCCGGAATCGGGCAGCGAGCCAAATACGCCAGTGTCTACCTGCTCAAGGACGGCGATAAGCTGAAGCGTGTGGTCCTGCCTCTGCACGGCAAAGGTCTCTGGTCTACCATGTACGGTTTTATCGCTCTTGCCCCGGACTTCAACACAGTCAAGAACTTCGGTTTCTACGAACATGCGGAAACCCCCGGACTTGGCGGCGAAGTGGATAATCCCAACTGGAAGATTCTCTGGGTGGACAAGAAAGTCTTCAATAAGAATCACGAACCGGTCATTGACCTGATTAAAGGTAATGTCAGCCCGACTGATCCTATGGCCCAGTATAAAGTGGACGGCATTGCCGGTGCTACTTTGACTGTCAACGGCGTTGAAAATCTGGTGCGCTACTGGCTTGGAAAGGGCGGCTTCGGCCCCTACCTCAAGCGACTCGCAGCAGAGGGAGGTGAGCAAAATGGGTAA
- a CDS encoding NADH:ubiquinone reductase (Na(+)-transporting) subunit B, which translates to MRKLLNKLHGATTGDGKYTKYYPVYEMIDTFLYSPTETSSGSPHVRDAIDLKRVMITVVFALIPCFYMAMWNTGYQANAALASMGLEAGTGWRWSVMSGLGLSADPECFGANILLGALYFFPIYIVCNIAGGFWETLFAVIRKHEINEGFLVTGSLIPLIVPPHIPLWQVALATSFGVVIGKEIFGGTGKNILNPALLARAFLFFAYPAQISGNNVWVPVDGFSGATPLALASEGGINAVTAKYSWWDCFIGTIPGSLGETSTLACLIGGAVLIITGIASWRIMVSLLAGAFATAILFNGVGSATNPMMTVSPLWHLVMGGLAFGMVYMSTDPVSSSMTPKGQYYYGALIGVMIILIRTVNPAYPEGVMLAILFGNVFAPLIDNYVMRANIKRRMVRSV; encoded by the coding sequence ATGAGAAAACTGCTTAATAAACTTCACGGTGCGACCACCGGAGACGGGAAATACACCAAGTATTATCCCGTTTATGAGATGATCGACACCTTTTTGTATTCGCCCACCGAGACCAGTTCCGGTTCTCCTCACGTGCGCGATGCCATTGATCTTAAACGGGTTATGATTACCGTGGTCTTCGCCCTGATCCCCTGCTTTTACATGGCTATGTGGAACACCGGTTATCAGGCCAACGCAGCTCTGGCTTCCATGGGCCTTGAGGCCGGAACAGGCTGGCGTTGGTCGGTCATGAGCGGGCTGGGGCTGAGTGCTGACCCCGAATGCTTCGGGGCCAACATTCTGCTTGGCGCGCTTTACTTCTTTCCCATTTACATCGTCTGCAACATTGCCGGAGGATTCTGGGAAACACTCTTTGCGGTCATCCGCAAGCATGAGATCAACGAAGGTTTTTTGGTTACCGGATCGCTGATTCCGCTCATCGTTCCTCCGCATATCCCGCTCTGGCAGGTGGCCCTTGCTACCAGTTTCGGCGTAGTTATCGGTAAGGAAATCTTCGGCGGAACCGGTAAGAACATTCTTAACCCGGCCCTTCTGGCTCGCGCTTTCCTCTTCTTCGCCTATCCGGCTCAGATTTCAGGAAACAACGTCTGGGTCCCGGTGGATGGCTTCTCCGGCGCCACCCCGCTGGCTCTTGCTTCCGAGGGCGGCATCAATGCTGTTACTGCTAAATACTCCTGGTGGGACTGCTTCATCGGCACCATTCCGGGATCTCTTGGTGAAACATCCACGCTGGCCTGCCTCATCGGCGGGGCGGTGCTGATTATCACCGGAATCGCTTCATGGCGGATCATGGTCTCCCTGCTGGCAGGGGCATTTGCCACCGCCATTCTCTTCAACGGAGTAGGCAGCGCCACCAATCCCATGATGACCGTCAGCCCGCTCTGGCATCTGGTCATGGGCGGACTCGCTTTCGGTATGGTCTACATGTCCACCGATCCGGTTTCATCGTCTATGACTCCCAAGGGGCAGTACTACTACGGCGCGCTGATCGGGGTCATGATTATTTTGATCCGTACGGTCAACCCGGCCTATCCCGAAGGTGTAATGCTGGCGATTCTTTTCGGTAACGTGTTTGCCCCGCTCATCGATAATTATGTCATGCGGGCCAACATCAAGCGAAGGATGGTGCGCAGTGTCTAA
- a CDS encoding Na(+)-translocating NADH-quinone reductase subunit A has product MIKLKKGLDLPISGEPAMDIIEEKYPGSVAVLGGDYVGMKPTMAVAEGDLVKLGQPIFTDKKIDGVVFTAPGAGKVIAVNRGERRALQSVVIELDETVGEVEFPAYDSEQLSGLSRDAVVENLVKSGLWTAFRTRPFSKTPAPDSQPRSIFVTAMDTNPLAVDPVPILWKESDAWLDGLRVLTCLCDGAVNICTAGGATLPLIQEVSMHMFSGPHPAGLPGTHIHFIDPVGPQKTNWHIGYQDVIAMGKLFTGGRIATERYVALGGPMVNRPRIIKTRLGASFDDLLSGELASGAVRPISGSVLSGTKAEGPLAFLGRFHNQISAVEEGGKQEFMGWLAPGRDKFSIKSVFASAFSRKKKQFALNTLLGGSHRAIFPTGAFDQVMPLDILPTYLVRAMAVMDTDEAQALGCLELDEEDLALLSFVDCGKNDFGHMLREVLTQIEKEG; this is encoded by the coding sequence ATGATTAAGCTCAAAAAAGGACTCGATCTTCCTATCTCAGGTGAGCCCGCAATGGATATTATCGAAGAAAAATATCCGGGAAGCGTGGCCGTTCTTGGCGGCGACTATGTCGGTATGAAACCGACCATGGCCGTAGCCGAGGGAGATTTGGTTAAGTTGGGTCAGCCGATTTTTACCGATAAAAAGATCGACGGAGTCGTCTTTACCGCTCCGGGAGCCGGCAAGGTCATTGCTGTTAACCGCGGTGAGCGCAGGGCATTACAGTCTGTGGTCATTGAGCTCGATGAAACGGTCGGCGAAGTGGAGTTCCCGGCGTATGATTCAGAACAACTTTCCGGCCTTAGCCGGGATGCGGTTGTCGAGAATCTCGTGAAGTCGGGATTATGGACCGCGTTTCGTACGCGCCCGTTCAGCAAGACTCCGGCCCCGGACTCACAACCCCGTTCAATCTTTGTCACGGCAATGGATACCAATCCCCTTGCTGTTGACCCTGTACCCATCCTTTGGAAAGAGTCGGATGCATGGCTGGACGGCCTGCGTGTACTGACTTGTTTATGCGACGGTGCTGTAAATATTTGCACCGCCGGAGGAGCCACGCTTCCGCTCATTCAGGAAGTGAGCATGCATATGTTCTCCGGACCGCATCCAGCCGGACTTCCCGGTACACATATCCATTTCATTGATCCGGTAGGTCCGCAAAAGACAAACTGGCATATCGGTTATCAGGACGTCATTGCCATGGGTAAGCTGTTCACCGGCGGACGCATCGCAACCGAGCGTTATGTGGCCCTTGGTGGGCCCATGGTCAACCGCCCGCGTATTATCAAGACCCGTTTGGGGGCAAGCTTTGATGATCTGCTTTCCGGGGAGCTTGCTTCTGGAGCTGTGAGGCCCATTTCTGGTTCGGTGCTTAGCGGTACCAAAGCAGAAGGACCGTTAGCCTTCCTCGGACGATTCCACAACCAGATTTCAGCAGTGGAAGAAGGCGGCAAACAGGAATTCATGGGGTGGCTGGCTCCGGGCAGGGATAAATTCTCTATTAAATCCGTGTTCGCGTCTGCTTTCAGCAGAAAGAAAAAGCAGTTTGCTCTGAACACCCTGCTGGGAGGCAGTCATCGCGCTATTTTTCCCACCGGGGCTTTTGATCAGGTCATGCCGCTGGATATCCTGCCCACCTATCTGGTGAGGGCCATGGCGGTGATGGATACGGATGAGGCTCAGGCACTGGGTTGTCTGGAGCTGGATGAGGAAGACCTTGCCCTGTTGTCCTTTGTGGATTGCGGCAAGAACGATTTCGGGCACATGCTGCGCGAAGTCCTCACCCAGATCGAGAAGGAGGGCTAA
- a CDS encoding MFS transporter: MNSFISIFGRGVLRECYEVRQRSAEGVLAAAFFSTFGVGAFTFAMSLGAQSSGISAAFLGLAFSGYFFARLVLAPVAGYVADFFGACPLLICAAGAGAVIPFLYLIYPTVEALAVIQICLGFCSGIIKPVSMSLLRDCVPESSRGRLFGAYNTCMYSAFVLCPLAGGGTVGIQEKMGELSLIWPVLGMGISFLFLFRGSMGSISTAAGNGVKDKGVPWREPIFGALLMAVLGRTAGASVVITFLPRMISEYFGLGGLCAGILFALPSLVLIAIMPVASKWADQRDRAGLTFLGMGICSACLFGYGQTDSLWILCLLVAGMGLGSAISLPASMSLAAAMGRGRVMGIFLGASNLGFVLGPALAGFAAEAGGMADAFELTALFSCLCLLPTFLVMSKRVHVL, from the coding sequence ATGAATAGTTTCATATCCATATTCGGAAGAGGGGTTTTGCGTGAATGTTATGAAGTAAGGCAAAGGTCTGCTGAAGGCGTTCTGGCAGCGGCATTTTTTTCTACTTTCGGAGTCGGGGCATTTACCTTTGCAATGTCCTTGGGTGCCCAGTCCTCGGGGATTTCCGCAGCGTTTTTGGGGCTCGCTTTTTCAGGTTATTTTTTCGCCCGCTTGGTTCTGGCTCCTGTAGCAGGATATGTTGCGGATTTTTTTGGGGCCTGCCCTTTACTAATATGCGCTGCCGGGGCGGGGGCTGTCATCCCTTTCCTTTATCTCATTTATCCTACTGTTGAGGCCCTTGCCGTTATTCAAATCTGTCTTGGATTTTGTTCCGGCATAATAAAGCCCGTAAGCATGTCTCTGCTCAGGGATTGTGTTCCTGAAAGTAGTCGCGGACGGTTGTTCGGTGCTTATAATACTTGCATGTATAGTGCTTTTGTCCTTTGTCCGCTTGCTGGAGGAGGAACTGTCGGCATTCAGGAGAAGATGGGAGAATTGAGCCTGATCTGGCCCGTTCTGGGGATGGGAATTTCCTTTCTTTTTCTTTTCCGGGGCAGCATGGGAAGCATTTCGACTGCCGCAGGTAATGGCGTGAAGGACAAAGGCGTGCCGTGGCGTGAACCGATTTTTGGGGCTTTGCTTATGGCTGTGCTCGGACGAACTGCTGGTGCATCGGTTGTAATTACTTTTTTACCCAGGATGATAAGTGAATATTTTGGACTAGGTGGACTCTGCGCTGGTATTCTTTTTGCCTTACCCAGCCTCGTTCTTATTGCGATAATGCCTGTTGCTAGCAAATGGGCCGATCAGCGCGACCGTGCCGGGTTGACTTTTCTAGGCATGGGAATTTGCTCTGCCTGCCTGTTTGGCTATGGGCAAACTGATTCCCTATGGATTCTTTGCCTACTGGTTGCAGGCATGGGGCTAGGATCAGCCATATCGTTGCCCGCTTCCATGTCTTTGGCTGCTGCCATGGGGCGGGGAAGGGTTATGGGAATTTTTTTGGGGGCATCCAATCTGGGCTTCGTTCTCGGCCCCGCGTTGGCTGGATTTGCGGCTGAAGCAGGGGGGATGGCTGATGCATTTGAGCTTACGGCGTTGTTCAGCTGTCTGTGTCTTTTGCCCACTTTTTTGGTCATGTCTAAAAGAGTTCATGTTCTGTGA